Below is a genomic region from Coprobacter tertius.
CGATATTCCTTTCAACGGTCCTATTTCTGAAGTACGGGTCGCTCGCATCGACGGACAATTTAAAATTAATCCTACTTTCGAAGAATTGGCAAAAGCAGATATGGACTTGATGGTAGGTGCTACGATTGAGAATATAATGATGGTGGAAGGCGAAATGAACGAAGTTTCGGAAGCTGAATTATTGGAAGCTTTGAAAGTCGCTCATGAAGCTATTAAAGATCAGTGTCGCGTACAGATAGAATTGGCGGAAGCTGTCGGGTCTACCGTTAAGCGTACCTATTGTCACGAAGTGAACGATGAGGAACTTCGGAAAGATATATGGGAAAAATGTTACGATAAAGCATACGAAATCGCTCGGTCAGGTAATGCTAACAAGCATGCCCGCGGTGAAGCGTTTGAAAATATCGTTAAAGAATATCTCGGATCTATGGATCCTGAAGCCGCTGCCGAGAAAGAGGCTTTGGTGAAACGTTATTACCATGATGTAGAAAAAGAAGCCGTACGCCGTTGTATCCTCGATGAAGGCAAACGTCTCGACGGGCGTTCTACGACTCAGATTCGTCCTATTTGGGCCGAAGTAGATTATCTGCCGGGACCTCATGGTTCGGCCGTATTTACCCGGGGAGAAACTCAGTCGTTATCTACTGTTACACTGGGAACTAAACTCGATGAAAAAATCGTAGACGATGTACTCGATCAGAGTCGCGATCGTTTCCTTTTACATTATAATTTCCCGCCTTTCTCTACCGGTGAGGCTCGTGCCAGCCGGGGAGTAGGACGTCGTGAAATCGGTCATGGAAACTTGGCGAACCGTGCGTTGAAAAAAATGATTCCCGATGATTATCCTTATGTGATACGTATCGTATCTGATATTCTCGAATCGAATGGCTCTTCATCTATGGCTACCGTTTGTGCGGGTACCCTTTCTCTGATGGATGCCGGTGTACCCATTAAAAAACCTGTATCGGGTATTGCAATGGGACTTATTACCGATAAGGATAATGTAAAATTCGCGGTACTTTCCGATATTCTCGGTGATGAAGATCATTTGGGAGATATGGACTTTAAGGTGACGGGAACAAAAGACGGTATTACGGCTACACAAATGGATATAAAAGTAGACGGACTTTCATATGAAGTACTCGAAAAAGCGTTAAATCAGGCTCGTGAAGGTCGTATGCATATTTTGGGTAAGATTCTCGAAACGATTCCCGAACCTCGTCGCGAAATGAAACCTCATGCTCCTCGTATCGAAGTAATAAATATACCGAAAGATATGATTGGTGCGGTAATAGGTCCGGGCGGAAAAATTATTCAGGGTATACAGGAAGCTACTGGAGCTGTAGTTACGATTGAAGAAATAGATAATATCGGTAGAGTAGAGGTTTCTGCTCCCGGTCGTGATTCAATCGATGCCGCTATGGCTCGTATTAAGGGCATTGTTGCGATTCCCGAAGAAGGCGAAGTTTATACCGGTAAAGTGAAATCTATTCTTGCATTCGGAGCATTCGTAGAGTTTATGCCAGGTAAAGATGGACTTTTGCATATTTCTGAAATAAGTTGGGATCGGATTGAAAATATGGAAAGTTCGGGAATTAAAGAAGGTGATGAAGTAACCGTTAAGCTGATCGAAATCGATAAGAAGACCGGTAAGTTCAGGTTGTCGATGAAAGCACTTCAACCTCGTCCGGAGAGAATTGAAGAAAAGCCAGCAAAGCATTTTAATAAACCGAAGAAAGATAATAGCCAAGAGTAATATTTTTCGTTATTATAAAAAAGCACTCGTAAACAACGAGTGCTTTTTTATAATAAGAGTTTTCTTGTAAAAGTTATTTACCTAAAGACATTCCTAAATATATTCCTATACAATACGGGATAAGCCAAATACACCATACTATAATACTGAAGCGATTGAAGTGTTCACGGGCTTTTAATGAACCTTTGTAATAGGTCCATAATGCCCAAATGGCATGCACAAACATCAGTAATATGGCTATGATGCCTGTAATTGTATGTATGCGATCATGTAAGTGAGTCAGATGAGCAATATGTTCCATGAGTCCTGTCCCTAAA
It encodes:
- the pnp gene encoding polyribonucleotide nucleotidyltransferase — protein: MINPIKKTIELSDGRTITIETGKLAKQADGAVEVRMGNTMLLATVVSAQEAGEGVDFMPLQVEYKERYSAFGRFPGGFTKREGRASDYEILTSRLVDRVLRPLFPDNYHADTFVNIMLFSSDGKDMPDALAGLAASAAIAVSDIPFNGPISEVRVARIDGQFKINPTFEELAKADMDLMVGATIENIMMVEGEMNEVSEAELLEALKVAHEAIKDQCRVQIELAEAVGSTVKRTYCHEVNDEELRKDIWEKCYDKAYEIARSGNANKHARGEAFENIVKEYLGSMDPEAAAEKEALVKRYYHDVEKEAVRRCILDEGKRLDGRSTTQIRPIWAEVDYLPGPHGSAVFTRGETQSLSTVTLGTKLDEKIVDDVLDQSRDRFLLHYNFPPFSTGEARASRGVGRREIGHGNLANRALKKMIPDDYPYVIRIVSDILESNGSSSMATVCAGTLSLMDAGVPIKKPVSGIAMGLITDKDNVKFAVLSDILGDEDHLGDMDFKVTGTKDGITATQMDIKVDGLSYEVLEKALNQAREGRMHILGKILETIPEPRREMKPHAPRIEVINIPKDMIGAVIGPGGKIIQGIQEATGAVVTIEEIDNIGRVEVSAPGRDSIDAAMARIKGIVAIPEEGEVYTGKVKSILAFGAFVEFMPGKDGLLHISEISWDRIENMESSGIKEGDEVTVKLIEIDKKTGKFRLSMKALQPRPERIEEKPAKHFNKPKKDNSQE
- a CDS encoding HsmA family protein; protein product: MIFNQVDTHFLIAAIIVISSALVFYSIGVWSERIQKELKGWHVGFFLAGLCADTLGTGLMEHIAHLTHLHDRIHTITGIIAILLMFVHAIWALWTYYKGSLKAREHFNRFSIIVWCIWLIPYCIGIYLGMSLGK